CGGTCCCTCGGGCAGCTCGATCCCGGTCTCGTCCTCGAAGTCGTCGAGGTTGAGCAGCCCGTCGACCTCGACGTCGCCGCCGCGGTGGCGGGTGGTCTCGCCCTCGTCGACGTCATACTCGTCCTTGATGTCGCCGATCAGCTCCTCGACGAGGTCCTCCATCGTGACGATCCCCGCGGTGCCGCCGTACTCGTCGGCCACGATCGCCAGATGCGTGCCCTCGCGCCGCATGTCGGCCAGCGCGGCCAGGATCGGCCGCGTCCAGGGCAGCACGAGCGCGCCGCGGACCAGCTCGGCGACCCGGACCGAGCGGCCGGACATCTCGGGGTCCAGCAGGTCACGCACGTGCACGAAGCCGATCACGTCGTCG
The Mycobacteriales bacterium genome window above contains:
- a CDS encoding transporter associated domain-containing protein; translated protein: DDVIGFVHVRDLLDPEMSGRSVRVAELVRGALVLPWTRPILAALADMRREGTHLAIVADEYGGTAGIVTMEDLVEELIGDIKDEYDVDEGETTRHRGGDVEVDGLLNLDDFEDETGIELPEGPYETVAGYIMFRLGRLPEEGDTVDFADRRIVVRDVENRRVGRVLVTAVPPPVVVDPALTVDAVPATDGPVGSREHPDDRPEERSESA